A part of Candidatus Omnitrophota bacterium genomic DNA contains:
- a CDS encoding DUF4912 domain-containing protein, whose translation MAKSSAPHIRERKQFRFPSGYGDNKIVVLVRDPWWIFAYWEIQRGKEDAIIKRIKSEDDEVLKSILRVYDVTDISFTGSNAHSYFDIDLKGLANTWYINVGSPDRSWLVDIGIITKKGKFYLLARSNTVRTPRYGMSDKLDAEWMMPEDEYWKMFGLSGGFGIGKGSLEVREMFNKKLEEQISSAQISSGASFYRKPEGRKFWLVVNTELIVYGATEPDAKVTIQGKPIDLRPDGSFTLRSALPDGKQVIPVEATSCDGIDKRKITPVVTRKTE comes from the coding sequence ATGGCAAAAAGCTCCGCTCCGCACATCAGGGAGAGAAAGCAGTTCAGGTTTCCTTCAGGTTACGGCGATAATAAAATCGTAGTGCTTGTAAGAGACCCATGGTGGATATTCGCCTATTGGGAGATTCAACGCGGCAAAGAAGATGCCATCATAAAAAGGATAAAGTCCGAAGACGACGAAGTCTTAAAATCCATCCTACGTGTCTACGATGTTACCGATATAAGCTTCACAGGCTCTAATGCCCACTCCTATTTCGATATTGACCTAAAAGGACTTGCCAATACCTGGTATATAAATGTAGGCTCACCGGACAGGTCATGGCTGGTGGATATAGGCATAATAACTAAAAAAGGTAAATTTTATCTATTAGCAAGGTCCAATACCGTCAGAACGCCGCGTTATGGTATGTCGGATAAGCTGGATGCCGAATGGATGATGCCCGAAGATGAATACTGGAAGATGTTCGGCCTGTCGGGCGGTTTTGGTATAGGCAAAGGCTCTCTTGAAGTCCGGGAAATGTTCAATAAAAAATTGGAAGAGCAGATAAGTAGCGCGCAGATCTCCAGCGGCGCCTCGTTTTACAGGAAGCCCGAGGGTAGAAAATTCTGGCTCGTTGTAAATACGGAGCTTATCGTATATGGAGCCACAGAACCGGACGCAAAAGTCACCATCCAGGGCAAACCCATAGATTTAAGGCCGGATGGCAGCTTCACTTTAAGATCCGCACTGCCCGATGGCAAACAGGTTATACCCGTTGAGGCGACATCCTGCGACGGAATAGACAAGCGCAAAATTACACCTGTCGTCACAAGGAAGACGGAATAA
- a CDS encoding glycosyltransferase family 2 protein produces the protein MLNGKKIVVVMPAYNAAKTLEKTYHEIPRGVVDDIILTDDHSNDNTVSIAKTLGLRTIVHDRNLGYGGNQKTCYREALKLGADIVVMLHPDYQYPARLITQMAGLISEGMFDVVLGSRVLGSKAVKSGMPVYKYAANRVLTFLENNIVGERLSEYHTGYRAFSKEVLLNIPILENSDDFVFDSQIILQTLYFGYRIGEIACPAQYTKESSSINFFRSVKYGIGVLRGALQYKLQKKSLSSFPIFDIRGAKIVA, from the coding sequence ATGTTAAACGGCAAGAAAATAGTCGTAGTAATGCCGGCGTATAACGCGGCAAAGACTTTGGAAAAGACGTACCATGAGATACCGAGGGGCGTGGTCGATGATATTATTCTTACCGACGATCACTCAAACGATAACACCGTAAGCATCGCAAAAACACTTGGTTTGAGAACTATCGTTCACGACAGGAATTTAGGCTATGGCGGCAATCAGAAGACATGTTATCGGGAAGCGCTTAAATTAGGGGCGGACATAGTAGTAATGCTTCACCCTGACTACCAGTACCCTGCCAGACTCATAACACAGATGGCGGGACTGATATCAGAAGGCATGTTCGATGTAGTGCTGGGCTCGCGTGTACTTGGCAGTAAGGCCGTGAAAAGCGGTATGCCGGTATATAAATACGCGGCCAATAGGGTGCTCACTTTTCTGGAAAATAATATTGTAGGCGAAAGATTATCGGAATACCATACAGGATACAGGGCATTTTCGAAGGAGGTGCTTTTAAATATCCCTATACTGGAAAATTCAGATGATTTTGTATTCGATAGCCAGATAATATTACAAACGCTTTATTTCGGGTATAGGATAGGAGAGATAGCGTGTCCGGCGCAATATACCAAAGAGTCATCATCTATAAATTTTTTTCGCAGTGTTAAGTACGGCATAGGTGTATTAAGAGGAGCCTTGCAATATAAGCTTCAGAAAAAGTCTCTGAGTTCATTTCCTATATTCGATATTAGAGGCGCTAAAATAGTTGCTTAA
- a CDS encoding DUF1957 domain-containing protein, whose product MPKGYLAIVLHAHLPFIRHPEHEDFLEEDWFFEAITETYIPLIKVFDDLIRDKVDFRITVSVSPTLMSMFMDEHLQNKYVRHLNKLIELSWKEIERTKWDDRFNKLAHMYHNSFLDARRIFVDEYKKDLNNAFRRFQDLGRLEVITCGATHGYFPLMEVERKASVRAQVKVAADLYQKVYGKKPLGIWLPECGYNPGDEEILKEQGIRYFFVDTHGVLFGNPRPRFGVFNPYLCKNGVAVLGRDMESSKAVWSAVEGYPGDCNYREFYRDIGFDLDYEYIKPYINPDGVRINTGIKYYRITGTSNAKEPYSPEIARETAASHAGNFMFNREKQVEYLQGQMGDRLPLLVSPYDAELYGHWWYEGPMWLDFLIRKMHYDQKNIALATPGDYLKMHKKFQVLAPAFSSWGWKGYSEMWLEGSNDWVYRHVHKMAERMVEVANTYKNAKGLVRRALNQMARELLLAQSSDWAFIMKTGSHVPYAVERLREHAEHFNELYEEVKENSVDETYIKECEYKYNIFPDIDYSVYAT is encoded by the coding sequence ATGCCCAAAGGATATTTAGCGATAGTTCTTCACGCGCACCTTCCTTTCATCCGCCATCCGGAACATGAAGACTTTCTCGAAGAAGACTGGTTTTTTGAAGCCATCACAGAAACGTATATCCCGCTGATAAAAGTATTCGACGATCTTATAAGAGATAAGGTCGATTTCAGGATTACCGTATCGGTCTCTCCTACTCTCATGTCCATGTTTATGGACGAACACCTTCAGAATAAGTATGTAAGACATTTAAATAAGCTGATAGAATTGTCCTGGAAAGAGATAGAGAGGACAAAATGGGATGACCGGTTCAATAAACTTGCCCATATGTATCACAATTCTTTTCTCGATGCGCGGCGCATATTCGTAGATGAGTATAAGAAAGACCTAAACAACGCTTTTAGGCGTTTTCAGGATTTGGGAAGGCTGGAAGTTATCACCTGCGGTGCCACTCATGGGTATTTTCCTCTGATGGAGGTGGAAAGAAAAGCCTCTGTCAGGGCGCAGGTCAAGGTCGCGGCGGATCTTTATCAAAAGGTTTATGGAAAAAAGCCCCTTGGAATATGGCTTCCGGAATGCGGGTATAATCCGGGCGATGAGGAGATCTTAAAAGAGCAGGGCATAAGATACTTCTTCGTTGATACGCACGGTGTTTTATTCGGTAACCCCCGGCCAAGATTTGGAGTATTTAATCCTTATCTATGTAAAAATGGCGTCGCTGTTTTAGGGCGCGACATGGAGTCGTCCAAAGCCGTGTGGAGCGCGGTAGAGGGTTACCCGGGAGATTGTAACTACAGGGAATTCTACAGAGATATAGGTTTTGATCTGGACTACGAATATATAAAGCCCTATATAAATCCTGACGGAGTCAGAATAAATACCGGTATAAAATATTACAGAATAACAGGGACGTCAAACGCAAAAGAGCCGTATTCGCCGGAAATTGCCCGCGAGACGGCCGCAAGCCATGCCGGAAATTTTATGTTCAACAGGGAAAAGCAGGTTGAATATTTGCAGGGCCAGATGGGCGACAGGCTCCCGCTTCTCGTCTCTCCATATGACGCCGAGCTTTATGGTCACTGGTGGTATGAAGGCCCTATGTGGCTCGATTTTCTTATCCGCAAGATGCATTATGACCAGAAAAATATAGCTTTAGCCACGCCCGGCGATTATCTTAAGATGCACAAGAAATTTCAGGTGCTTGCGCCCGCGTTTTCCAGCTGGGGCTGGAAGGGTTATTCCGAGATGTGGCTGGAGGGTTCCAATGACTGGGTATACAGGCATGTCCACAAAATGGCCGAACGTATGGTAGAAGTCGCGAATACTTACAAAAACGCGAAGGGCTTGGTGCGCAGAGCCTTAAACCAGATGGCCAGGGAGCTGTTGCTGGCGCAATCAAGCGACTGGGCGTTTATCATGAAGACGGGTTCTCACGTACCTTACGCGGTCGAACGCTTAAGGGAGCATGCCGAGCATTTTAATGAGCTATATGAAGAGGTAAAAGAAAATTCTGTCGATGAAACATATATAAAAGAGTGCGAATATAAATATAATATCTTTCCGGATATAGATTATTCCGTCTATGCCACCTGA